In the genome of Nocardia sp. NBC_00416, one region contains:
- a CDS encoding alpha/beta hydrolase produces the protein MRVVFVHGACVRDGLWWWHRTAELLQERGVPSTAPALPSCGEAGRPAGGGGPGLPEDVAAVRQVLQDSDEPIIVVAHSYGGIVTAEAAAGIGSVRHLLLISSYLPEVGQSLSEFGDGSPAPFLDVDPDAGTFGVRPELLVDTFLQDCDPEVQAQAAAHLARQSVQVTGQPVGAAAWQQLPSTYLICTKDRGTPPRLQREFARRAGSAVELDAGHHPFLSQPTDVRDLVLSL, from the coding sequence ATGAGGGTCGTGTTCGTGCACGGGGCGTGCGTGCGGGACGGGTTGTGGTGGTGGCACCGCACCGCCGAGCTGCTCCAGGAGCGAGGGGTGCCGAGCACGGCCCCGGCACTGCCGAGCTGCGGCGAGGCAGGCCGGCCCGCCGGCGGCGGCGGGCCGGGGCTGCCCGAGGATGTTGCCGCGGTGCGGCAGGTGCTGCAGGACAGCGACGAGCCGATCATCGTGGTCGCCCACAGCTACGGCGGCATCGTCACCGCGGAAGCCGCCGCGGGAATCGGGTCGGTACGGCACCTGCTCCTGATCTCCAGCTACCTGCCCGAGGTCGGGCAGAGCCTGTCCGAGTTCGGGGACGGCAGCCCTGCCCCGTTTCTCGACGTCGACCCCGACGCCGGCACATTCGGGGTCCGCCCCGAGCTGCTCGTGGATACCTTCCTGCAGGACTGCGACCCCGAAGTCCAGGCGCAGGCAGCCGCCCACCTCGCCCGACAGAGCGTGCAGGTGACCGGCCAACCGGTCGGGGCGGCCGCATGGCAGCAGTTGCCCTCTACGTATCTCATCTGCACCAAGGACCGGGGCACCCCACCGCGGCTGCAGCGCGAGTTCGCCCGCCGGGCCGGCAGCGCCGTCGAACTCGACGCCGGCCACCACCCGTTCCTGTCCCAACCCACCGACGTCCGGGACCTGGTGCTGAGCCTATGA
- a CDS encoding TetR/AcrR family transcriptional regulator, whose amino-acid sequence MGRRPQPHVKERLLDACADHALAHGLPDRLEPLATATGTSARMLIYHFGTRDALLRAVLGHARQRQLDIFGDLLRVRPDEPYTATLNRAWTSITGPDGQPYLRMFGQLRESAEQQLWPNFRRTATTDWLGPLEDGLRSIGRPDLATLVLAVIRGLLMDLDATGDTARTDRAFRDFLDAVEHLSGDYRSAAILLVPDGVPPGGVAAPPRPGMPSGS is encoded by the coding sequence GTGGGTAGACGACCGCAACCGCACGTCAAGGAGAGGCTGCTCGATGCCTGCGCTGATCACGCCCTCGCGCACGGCCTCCCCGACCGGCTCGAGCCGCTGGCCACCGCCACCGGGACCTCGGCCCGCATGCTGATCTATCACTTCGGCACCCGCGACGCGCTGCTGCGGGCCGTCCTCGGGCACGCGCGGCAACGTCAGCTCGACATATTCGGCGACCTCCTGCGGGTGCGACCCGACGAGCCGTACACGGCCACCCTGAACCGCGCCTGGACCTCCATCACCGGCCCGGACGGGCAGCCGTACCTGCGGATGTTCGGTCAGCTGCGCGAGAGCGCGGAGCAGCAGTTGTGGCCCAACTTCCGGCGCACCGCGACGACCGACTGGCTCGGGCCGCTCGAGGACGGCCTGCGCAGCATCGGTCGGCCGGATCTCGCGACGCTCGTTCTCGCCGTTATCCGTGGTCTCCTCATGGACCTCGACGCCACCGGCGACACCGCCCGCACCGACCGAGCCTTCCGCGACTTCCTCGACGCAGTCGAGCACCTGTCCGGGGACTACCGCTCAGCCGCAATTCTCCTCGTCCCAGATGGTGTCCCGCCGGGTGGTGTAGCGGCCCCACCGAGGCCGGGGATGCCGAGCGGCTCATGA
- a CDS encoding FAD-dependent monooxygenase — MNKTPAPLRILVAGGGIAGNAVALQLLRAGIRTTVVERSTAPRPGGQAVDLRGPSKEVIERMGLMTGVGKYQLHEEGMSVVDRTGRDVYQMPAEMFDGNGPVAEIEITRGDLNRVLLDELDTVTGELDYRYGEWIDALTQDDTGVEVRFASGDTERFDLVIGADGVHSATRRLAFGPEEKYSTYLGGYMSFFTIPTPEGVRPNWMTMHAVPHAAVGIRPDGDPATSKAIITLRTDHDPSLRGDVDAQQRLIRTMLADAGWLAPTVLAAMADTTDFYFDELARIDLPTLTAGRVTLLGDSAFCGSPMTGMGTAMALVGAYLLAGEIASTPDDLPTALKRYEEKATPFLAKAKEMPGGGIKQMVPTSELGLKMMLTIGKLMTTRLMRPIMNRMLAKTDDYTLPTY; from the coding sequence ATGAACAAGACCCCCGCGCCCCTCCGCATCCTCGTCGCCGGTGGCGGCATCGCGGGCAATGCCGTTGCCCTGCAACTGCTGCGCGCCGGTATTCGCACAACCGTCGTGGAGCGTTCGACCGCCCCACGCCCCGGCGGCCAGGCAGTGGACCTGCGCGGACCCAGCAAGGAAGTGATCGAGCGGATGGGTCTCATGACGGGCGTCGGCAAATATCAGCTCCACGAAGAGGGCATGAGCGTGGTGGATCGCACCGGGCGCGACGTCTACCAGATGCCCGCGGAGATGTTCGACGGCAATGGCCCGGTCGCCGAGATCGAGATCACCCGCGGAGACCTCAATCGAGTGCTCCTCGACGAACTCGACACGGTCACAGGCGAACTCGACTACCGCTACGGCGAGTGGATCGACGCGCTCACACAAGACGACACCGGCGTCGAGGTGCGGTTCGCCTCCGGCGACACCGAACGGTTCGACCTGGTCATCGGCGCGGACGGCGTACACTCTGCCACCCGGCGGCTGGCCTTCGGCCCCGAGGAGAAGTACTCCACCTACCTCGGTGGATACATGTCCTTCTTCACCATCCCCACGCCGGAGGGTGTCCGGCCGAACTGGATGACCATGCACGCGGTCCCCCACGCCGCGGTCGGTATCCGCCCCGACGGCGACCCGGCGACATCCAAGGCCATCATCACCCTGCGTACCGACCACGACCCGAGCCTGCGCGGCGATGTCGACGCGCAGCAGCGGCTCATCCGCACCATGCTCGCCGATGCGGGCTGGCTGGCCCCCACTGTCCTTGCCGCCATGGCCGACACCACGGACTTCTATTTCGACGAACTGGCCCGCATCGACCTGCCCACTCTCACTGCAGGGCGCGTCACTCTGCTCGGAGATTCCGCCTTCTGCGGTTCCCCCATGACCGGAATGGGCACCGCCATGGCCCTCGTCGGCGCCTATCTTCTCGCCGGTGAAATCGCTTCCACCCCGGACGATCTCCCTACCGCCTTGAAACGGTACGAAGAAAAGGCCACCCCGTTCCTGGCCAAGGCCAAGGAAATGCCCGGCGGTGGCATCAAGCAAATGGTGCCCACCAGTGAACTCGGCCTGAAGATGATGCTTACCATCGGCAAGCTCATGACCACCCGCCTGATGCGCCCGATCATGAACCGCATGCTCGCGAAGACCGACGATTACACCCTACCCACCTACTGA
- a CDS encoding TetR/AcrR family transcriptional regulator, with the protein MGNREALLAGARKALLERGLAKVTARDIAKAAGVSLAAIGYHFGSKDRLITEALAEATGQGLGDVFDNRLREAAEGRSLPESVAPTWNGMLDAIRAHKEDLLLSLENAVRVARSEDSQQFIAEAVDGGVNELAQILRAADPPLTAADAHAVAKLYFTLLQGMTLLWFMAPAADLIDGDDLARAVAALAPNRTEPKAE; encoded by the coding sequence ATGGGAAACCGAGAAGCCCTACTTGCCGGTGCCCGCAAAGCACTGCTGGAACGCGGCCTGGCCAAGGTCACCGCCCGCGATATCGCCAAGGCCGCCGGAGTCAGCCTGGCCGCTATCGGCTACCACTTCGGCTCGAAAGACCGTCTCATCACCGAGGCGCTCGCGGAGGCCACGGGCCAAGGCCTGGGCGATGTCTTCGACAATAGGCTGCGAGAGGCCGCCGAGGGCCGGTCGCTGCCGGAGTCGGTGGCGCCCACCTGGAACGGCATGCTCGATGCCATCCGGGCCCACAAGGAAGATCTGCTGTTGAGCCTCGAGAACGCGGTCCGGGTCGCGCGCTCCGAGGACTCGCAACAGTTCATTGCCGAAGCCGTGGACGGCGGGGTGAACGAACTCGCTCAGATCCTCCGAGCAGCGGACCCCCCGCTGACAGCGGCGGACGCGCATGCTGTCGCCAAGCTGTATTTCACACTGCTGCAAGGCATGACGCTGCTATGGTTCATGGCCCCCGCCGCCGACCTGATCGACGGCGACGATCTGGCCCGAGCCGTCGCTGCCCTCGCACCGAACCGGACGGAACCCAAGGCCGAGTGA